The Candidatus Schekmanbacteria bacterium genome has a segment encoding these proteins:
- a CDS encoding DUF91 domain-containing protein has translation MKGKMNMKKEWTEHDLTIEQIGRGLLISQGGDSYVAKEWRLTQPVIDMIELALKYGLVCLIQNGHPQTSKREPKGDGAEYISFARKPNELSPVVLNANSPSNKKYRTDVKQVLFRKHYRHVLKQADIPFKVENFRNASNIEVPVEYVEEAIKACQPYFDIHAPKKGKRGIAGEYPGFRDEADIERWLMENLDDNSFDRRIQVIDRQVRVEGGIIDILIKDKDSGGLVILEVKQGRAQPVHVEEQIPRYLTSPYIQNLANGKPVTGCLVAELIESSVKKAIENSPHHIVGYEIKWQATEKVTLNKVVGCW, from the coding sequence ATGAAAGGAAAAATGAATATGAAAAAAGAATGGACTGAACACGATTTAACAATTGAACAAATTGGCCGCGGATTACTTATAAGTCAAGGGGGGGATTCCTATGTAGCGAAGGAATGGCGGCTTACACAACCTGTAATCGATATGATCGAATTGGCTCTCAAATATGGGTTGGTTTGTCTGATACAAAATGGTCATCCTCAAACTAGCAAACGGGAACCCAAAGGTGATGGAGCTGAATATATTTCATTTGCCCGTAAGCCTAACGAATTGTCCCCTGTGGTTTTAAACGCAAATTCACCATCAAACAAAAAATACCGCACTGATGTCAAACAAGTGCTTTTCCGCAAACATTACAGACATGTTTTAAAACAAGCAGACATTCCTTTTAAAGTTGAAAATTTTAGGAATGCCAGCAACATTGAAGTTCCTGTTGAATATGTCGAAGAAGCCATAAAAGCCTGTCAGCCATACTTCGACATTCACGCACCAAAAAAAGGGAAAAGAGGAATTGCAGGAGAATATCCCGGTTTCAGAGATGAAGCTGATATAGAACGATGGCTTATGGAAAATTTGGATGATAACTCTTTCGACAGGAGAATTCAGGTAATAGACAGACAAGTACGAGTTGAAGGTGGAATAATAGATATACTCATAAAAGATAAAGACTCTGGCGGATTGGTCATTCTTGAAGTAAAGCAAGGTCGTGCCCAACCCGTTCATGTTGAAGAACAAATACCACGCTATCTTACAAGTCCTTACATTCAAAACTTGGCAAATGGGAAACCAGTCACCGGATGTCTCGTTGCAGAACTTATAGAATCATCAGTAAAAAAAGCCATAGAAAATTCTCCACATCACATAGTTGGATATGAAATTAAGTGGCAGGCAACAGAAAAAGTAACTTTAAACAAAGTTGTAGGATGTTGGTGA